In the Euphorbia lathyris chromosome 5, ddEupLath1.1, whole genome shotgun sequence genome, one interval contains:
- the LOC136230776 gene encoding GTP cyclohydrolase 1-like, whose amino-acid sequence MGALDEEHFHAELENGLKADFLNLGIEQQPQNLAIQNAVRVLLEGLGENINREGIKKTPLRVAKALLYATKGYKESAKEIIHSALFPEAGLDNAVGHAGGVGGLVIVRDLDLFSYCESCLLPIQVKCHVGYVPSGQRVVGLSKLSRVADVYAKQLQHPQRLANEICSALQQGIKPAGVAVVLHCLHINFPNLESFLIDPNHQGWVKIMVHSGSGVFEDENADIWSDFLSLLKLRGTDVSQMKESPEQCWCPSQSPSNAKFSSKIESPNQEMVSAAASILMSMGEDPLRKELVGTPSRFLKWFMNFQTTHLGMKLNGFSCDGTDSLKVNGDVSQNKEHMCSELNLSLWSQCEHHLLPFYGVVHIGYFPVEGFKPIGKSLLQSIVYFYGFKLQVQERLTKQIAETATSLLGEDVMVVVEANHTCMISRGIEKIGSSTATIAVLGRFATDSAARAKFLQSIPNSSSGGSLLH is encoded by the exons ATGGGCGCCTTGGATGAGGAGCATTTTCATGCTGAACTTGAAAATGGATTGAAAGCCGACTTCCTTAATCTCGGAATTGAACAACAACCTCAGAATTTAGCTATTCAAAATGCTGTCAGAGTTCTATTGGAAGGTCTCGGTGAAAATATCAATAGAGAAGGTATCAAAAAGACCCCACTTCGTGTTGCCAAGGCCCTTCTCTATGCTACCAAAG GTTATAAAGAAAGCGCTAAGGAAATCATTCACAGTGCTTTGTTCCCTGAAGCTGGTTTGGACAATGCAGTGGGTCATGCAGGAGGAGTGGGTGGGCTCGTGATTGTTCGAGATCTTGATCTATTCTCATACTGTGAGTCTTGCTTGCTTCCAATTCAGGTTAAATGTCATGTAGGTTATGTCCCGAGTGGTCAGAGGGTTGTAGGATTAAGCAAGCTCTCTAGAGTTGCTGATGTTTATGCAAAGCAACTCCAGCATCCACAGCGTCTGGCAAATGAAATCTGTTCAGCTTTGCAACAGGGGATCAAGCCGGCTGGTGTTGCAGTTGTGCTCCATTGTTTACACATCAATTTTCCAAATTTGGAATCCTTCTTAATTGATCCAAATCACCAAGGATGGGTAAAAATTATGGTCCATTCAGGTTCTGGTGTTTTTGAAGATGAAAATGCAGACATATGGTCTGATTTTCTAAGTCTTCTGAAGCTCAGAGGTACAGACGTATCTCAGATGAAAGAGTCTCCAGAGCAATGTTGGTGTCCGTCCCAATCTCCATCAAATGCTAAATTTTCATCCAAGATTGAATCACCGAACCAAGAAATGGTCAGTGCAGCTGCATCAATTCTTATGTCTATGGGAGAAGACCCATTAAGGAAAGAGCTTGTTGGAACTCCTAGTCGGTTCCTGAAATGGTTCATGAACTTCCAGACTACACATTTGGGAATGAAGCTAAACGGCTTTAGTTGTGACGGGACAGATTCTCTTAAAGTAAATGGGGATGTCAGCCAGAATAAAGAACATATGTGCTCTGAGCTGAACCTATCACTTTGGTCGCAGTGCGAGCATCATTTGCTGCCGTTCTATGGTGTTGTGCATATTGGTTACTTCCCTGTTGAAGGATTTAAGCCTATAGGAAAATCTCTTTTGCAGTCAATagtatatttttatggtttcaAGCTCCAAGTGCAGGAAAGACTTACCAAGCAAATTGCAGAGACTGCTACATCATTGTTAGGTGAAGATGTGATGGTAGTTGTGGAAGCTAATCATACTTGTATGATTTCAAGAGGTATTGAAAAGATTGGAAGTAGCACAGCTACTATTGCTGTACTTGGTCGATTTGCTACAGATTCTGCTGCAAGGGCCAAGTTCTTGCAAAGTATTCCAAATAGCAGTTCTGGGGGATCTTTACTACACTAA
- the LOC136230268 gene encoding anthocyanidin-3-O-glucoside rhamnosyltransferase-like, whose product MAAIAPESEVHIVMFPWLAFGHISPFVQLANKLSSHGLKISFLSAPGNITRIQSSLLLTPSAQIIPISIPPVDGLPPNLDSTAQMTPLMAELLKKALDLMQPQMNSLLIQLKPHFVIFDPLVNWVPKIASQLGIKTIAFSVFSAISFAYVMVPFRSQTAKSDDLLKSPPGFPSTSVTSINRFEAQDLLYVYKKFYEGPSVYQRTVEAMSSSNALIIKTCNEMEGAYLNFIGNQFGKKVLLTGPLVPDPEPDSGVNILDEKWRKWLSQFSSKTVTFCSFGSETFLKDEQIKELALGLEATSLPFILVLNFPAGIEAEEELKRTLPEGFIERVKERGMVHTGWVQQKGILGHENVGCFLCHAGFSSLIEGIMNDCQIVLLPLKGDQFLNSRLIGGDLKVGVEVNRRDEDGYFGKLDVEEAVRKVTMDVEKEPGKSVRMNHEKWREFLLNSDIQDKFITDLVEDLKTRVY is encoded by the coding sequence ATGGCAGCCATAGCTCCTGAATCTGAGGTTCACATAGTGATGTTCCCATGGTTAGCATTCGGTCATATAAGCCCTTTTGTTCAGCTTGCAAACAAGCTCTCTTCCCATGGACTCAAAATCTCTTTCCTTTCAGCTCCAGGAAATATCACTCGCATTCAATCATCTCTTTTACTTACTCCTTCTGCTCAAATCATACCTATCTCAATCCCTCCTGTTGATGGTCTTCCTCCTAACCTTGACAGCACTGCTCAAATGACTCCTCTAATGGCTGAACTCCTCAAGAAAGCTCTTGATCTTATGCAACCCCAGATGAATTCTCTTTTAATCCAACTCAAACCCCATTTCGTCATTTTTGATCCTCTTGTAAATTGGGTTCCCAAAATTGCTTCTCAATTGGGAATCAAAACCATTGCTTTCTCTGTCTTTTCTGCAATTTCTTTTGCTTATGTTATGGTTCCCTTTAGATCTCAAACTGCAAAAAGTGACGATCTTTTAAAATCACCGCCTGGTTTTCCTTCGACATCTGTTACTTCCATTAACAGATTTGAAGCTCAAGATCTTCTTTACGTATACAAGAAGTTCTACGAAGGTCCAAGCGTGTACCAAAGAACTGTGGAAGCGATGAGTTCTTCAAATGCTCTAATAATCAAAACCTGCAATGAAATGGAAGGAGCTTATCTGAATTTCATCGGAAATCAATTCGGAAAAAAAGTTCTTTTAACCGGTCCCTTAGTCCCCGATCCGGAGCCGGATTCCGGTGTTAACATTCTAGATGAGAAGTGGAGAAAGTGGCTAAGTCAATTCAGTTCAAAGACTGTAACATTCTGCTCATTTGGGAGTGAAACATTCTTAAAAGATGAACAGATAAAAGAACTAGCACTTGGTTTAGAAGCAACGAGTCTGCCATTTATTCTGGTACTGAATTTTCCTGCTGGAATCGAAGCTGAGGAAGAGCTAAAACGTACTCTTCCAGAAGGTTTTATAGAAAGGGTGAAAGAAAGAGGAATGGTGCACACAGGTTGGGTTCAGCAGAAGGGTATTTTGGGGCATGAAAATGTAGGGTGTTTTTTGTGTCACGCAGGGTTTAGTTCTTTGATTGAAGGTATAATGAATGACTGTCAAATAGTTCTTCTGCCATTGAAGGGTGATCAGTTCTTGAATTCGAGGCTTATAGGTGGTGATTTGAAGGTTGGTGTGGAAGTAAATAGGAGAGATGAAGATGGGTATTTTGGGAAACTTGATGTTGAAGAAGCTGTCAGGAAAGTGACGATGGATGTCGAGAAAGAGCCAGGGAAATCCGTGAGAATGAATCATGAAAAATGGAGAGAGTTTCTGCTGAATTCAGATATTCAAGATAAGTTCATTACGGATTTAGTTGAAGACTTGAAGACTCGTGTTTATTGA
- the LOC136229184 gene encoding uncharacterized protein isoform X2, whose product MSRCFPFPPPGYEKARIDNTDLLKKEKHKEKKQKKDKKEKEKREGKEKQDKDRSKEKHKEKKERKEKHKDKDRDRDKDKSKTSDEKKLEGQPRLSNGEKLSSNSLQKSDNKDKNSLHLQELAKRIRDEDRASRSQMVPKVATSERGDLVRTVLPDKSFGNQHEEKDKVKNKIADLRKVNGQSETRVLEQNFSYFDKGVDRVEAIIKLEEKKNVEKQMDGKEKSKHKEFDDKGDKVRDREREKSKRSKDKDRGKEEKKKTKEIIEPSKEQLKPNENVSRVHQGSKDSLDFRNIKSRECLNLSSKNTATVGILGKPKELERNDSLDFRNMKSPESLNLSTTSTAAVANLGKRKELERNGYVLDNGSRANKFPRNDPVVENGKKLEPCQTTFELTSEPRLANNHEVDEKEQKINGSIGSGIQAKQNGENFSKPPHPDMKYLSRILSVPKMEEWSDVDEMNWLYSSVESQSKKATGTGSSWNEGTQQVWAEAFRIESVDIAALPYVIPY is encoded by the exons ATGTCTCGCTGCTTCCCATTTCCGCCTCCAGGATATGAGAAGGCCAGAATTGATAATACAGACTTACTAAAAAAG GAGAAACACAAGgagaaaaagcaaaagaaagataagaaggagaaagaaaaaagagaaggTAAAGAAAAACAAGATAAAGATAGAAGTAAAGAAAAACACAAGGAAAAAAAAGAACGGAAGGAGAAGCACAAAGACAAggatagggatagggataaagatAAAAGCAAGACTTCAGATGAGAAAAAACTTGAAGGGCAGCCAAGGTTATCTAATGGAGAAAAGCTTAGTTCAAACAGCCTGCAGAAGAGTGACAACAAGGACAAGAATTCTTTACATTTGCAAGAATTGGCCAAAAGAATTAGGGATGAAGACAGGGCATCAAGGAGTCAAATGGTTCCAAAGGTTGCTACCTCTGAAAGAGGAGATTTGGTGCGGACAGTGCTGCCTGACAAAAGTTTTGGCAATCAACATGAGGAAAAAGATAAAGTTAAGAATAAGATTGCAGATCTTAGAAAAGTTAATGGGCAAAGTGAAACGAGAGTTTTGGAACAAAACTTCTCTTACTTTGATAAAGGAGTTGATAGAGTTGAAGCAATCATCAAATtggaggaaaagaaaaatgttgAGAAGCAGATGGATGGAAAAGAGAAGAGTAAACATAAGGAATTTGATGATAAGGGTGATAAAGTCAGAGATAGAGAGCGAGAAAAGAGTAAAAGATCGAAGGATAAAGATAGGGgtaaagaagagaaaaagaagacGAAGGAGATAATTGAACCAAGTAAAGAGCAGCTCAAGCCAAATGAAAATGTCTCCAGAGTACATCAGGGTAGCAAGGATTCTTTAGACTTTCGAAATATCAAATCACGAGAATGCTTAAATTTAAGCTCTAAAAATACTGCTACCGTGGGAATTCTTGGCAAACCTAAGGAGCTTGAGAGAAATGACTCTTTAGACTTCAGAAATATGAAATCACCAGAATCGTTAAATTTAAGCACCACAAGTACTGCTGCTGTAGCAAATCTTGGCAAACGTAAGGAGCTTGAGAGAAATGGATATGTGCTTG ATAATGGGAGTCGGGCTAACAAATTTCCAAGAAATGACCCTGTtgttgaaaatggaaaaaaattggAACCATGTCAGACTACTTTTGAGCTAACATCCGAGCCGAGATTAGCTAATAATCATGAAGTGGATGAGAAGGAACAGAAGATCAATGGCTCCATAGGATCTGGTATACAAGCTAAACAGAATGGTGAAAACTTTTCGAAGCCTCCGCATCCTGACATGAAGTATCTTAGTCGGATACTTTCTGTACCAAAAATGGAGGAATGGTCTGATGTGGATGAAATGAATTGGTTGTATAGCAGTGTTGAGTCACAATCAAAGAAGGCAACCGGCACAGGTTCTTCGTGGAATGAAGGAACACAACAAGTGTGGGCAGAAGCTTTTCGGATAGAGTCTGTCGATATAGCAGCTCTGCCATATGTCATTCCGTACTGA
- the LOC136229184 gene encoding uncharacterized protein isoform X1, with translation MGPVICGVSKKDAIQQSMPILLAILLQFCFSAVEEHRPYFFSGFTDLYISRLFVIGYETIKCKKKFNCLLEKHKEKKQKKDKKEKEKREGKEKQDKDRSKEKHKEKKERKEKHKDKDRDRDKDKSKTSDEKKLEGQPRLSNGEKLSSNSLQKSDNKDKNSLHLQELAKRIRDEDRASRSQMVPKVATSERGDLVRTVLPDKSFGNQHEEKDKVKNKIADLRKVNGQSETRVLEQNFSYFDKGVDRVEAIIKLEEKKNVEKQMDGKEKSKHKEFDDKGDKVRDREREKSKRSKDKDRGKEEKKKTKEIIEPSKEQLKPNENVSRVHQGSKDSLDFRNIKSRECLNLSSKNTATVGILGKPKELERNDSLDFRNMKSPESLNLSTTSTAAVANLGKRKELERNGYVLDNGSRANKFPRNDPVVENGKKLEPCQTTFELTSEPRLANNHEVDEKEQKINGSIGSGIQAKQNGENFSKPPHPDMKYLSRILSVPKMEEWSDVDEMNWLYSSVESQSKKATGTGSSWNEGTQQVWAEAFRIESVDIAALPYVIPY, from the exons ATGGGCCCCGTGATCTGTGGAGTAAGTAAAAAGGATGCAATTCAACAAAGTATGCCTATTTTGTTGGCAATTTTATTGCAGTTTTGCTTTTCTGCAGTGGAGGAGCATCGCCCTTATTTCTTTTCTGGTTTCACTGATTTGTACATTTCCAGACTGTTCGTGATTGGCTATGAAACTATAAAATGCAAGAAAAAATTTAATTGCTTACTG GAGAAACACAAGgagaaaaagcaaaagaaagataagaaggagaaagaaaaaagagaaggTAAAGAAAAACAAGATAAAGATAGAAGTAAAGAAAAACACAAGGAAAAAAAAGAACGGAAGGAGAAGCACAAAGACAAggatagggatagggataaagatAAAAGCAAGACTTCAGATGAGAAAAAACTTGAAGGGCAGCCAAGGTTATCTAATGGAGAAAAGCTTAGTTCAAACAGCCTGCAGAAGAGTGACAACAAGGACAAGAATTCTTTACATTTGCAAGAATTGGCCAAAAGAATTAGGGATGAAGACAGGGCATCAAGGAGTCAAATGGTTCCAAAGGTTGCTACCTCTGAAAGAGGAGATTTGGTGCGGACAGTGCTGCCTGACAAAAGTTTTGGCAATCAACATGAGGAAAAAGATAAAGTTAAGAATAAGATTGCAGATCTTAGAAAAGTTAATGGGCAAAGTGAAACGAGAGTTTTGGAACAAAACTTCTCTTACTTTGATAAAGGAGTTGATAGAGTTGAAGCAATCATCAAATtggaggaaaagaaaaatgttgAGAAGCAGATGGATGGAAAAGAGAAGAGTAAACATAAGGAATTTGATGATAAGGGTGATAAAGTCAGAGATAGAGAGCGAGAAAAGAGTAAAAGATCGAAGGATAAAGATAGGGgtaaagaagagaaaaagaagacGAAGGAGATAATTGAACCAAGTAAAGAGCAGCTCAAGCCAAATGAAAATGTCTCCAGAGTACATCAGGGTAGCAAGGATTCTTTAGACTTTCGAAATATCAAATCACGAGAATGCTTAAATTTAAGCTCTAAAAATACTGCTACCGTGGGAATTCTTGGCAAACCTAAGGAGCTTGAGAGAAATGACTCTTTAGACTTCAGAAATATGAAATCACCAGAATCGTTAAATTTAAGCACCACAAGTACTGCTGCTGTAGCAAATCTTGGCAAACGTAAGGAGCTTGAGAGAAATGGATATGTGCTTG ATAATGGGAGTCGGGCTAACAAATTTCCAAGAAATGACCCTGTtgttgaaaatggaaaaaaattggAACCATGTCAGACTACTTTTGAGCTAACATCCGAGCCGAGATTAGCTAATAATCATGAAGTGGATGAGAAGGAACAGAAGATCAATGGCTCCATAGGATCTGGTATACAAGCTAAACAGAATGGTGAAAACTTTTCGAAGCCTCCGCATCCTGACATGAAGTATCTTAGTCGGATACTTTCTGTACCAAAAATGGAGGAATGGTCTGATGTGGATGAAATGAATTGGTTGTATAGCAGTGTTGAGTCACAATCAAAGAAGGCAACCGGCACAGGTTCTTCGTGGAATGAAGGAACACAACAAGTGTGGGCAGAAGCTTTTCGGATAGAGTCTGTCGATATAGCAGCTCTGCCATATGTCATTCCGTACTGA
- the LOC136228764 gene encoding uncharacterized protein isoform X1, with the protein MGGDADRFSPFTLTPTETVTDDESSVAQEPSSPISLPFLPSDELCGKLKHDTVNRTGFAFEGFEEMGPRISSASLELEANRRKRYNAYKDVLHTYDHLQIRTDNLNQAKTNILSYMPGGWIEKAGGMKLQDYNVPETTTLLLVGPKGSGKSSLVNRISRVFEEDKFAPDRAQVSYNSSVGDGTYFLQEYMIPRGSTAFCLYDTRSLSGDTSDNVEMLKDWITKGVHHGELVIRQSDDSSLRIRMKNKARSNGTRSKEKRMVNFVIYVVSGLEFLKSMDNEVGEGTAYAQMIATTFNFSYLSFRDYKPVVAVTHGDLLSLPDRARIRVHLGELLGIPPAKQIFDIPESSDPVTELAIVDMLRYALEHADKNLPPKDWIAKKVPGFGVSPSAFVYLLVIIGVVIMSIKINMQQKRFHKSEVDIDWHSIRHMWLE; encoded by the exons aTGGGTGGTGACGCTGATCGTTTTTCTCCTTTCACTCTCACTCCTACTGAAACTGTAACTG ATGATGAATCCTCAGTTGCACAAGAACCATCATCACCTATTTCCCTTCCCTTTCTTCCCAG TGATGAATTGTGCGGAAAACTTAAGCATGACACCGTGAATAGAACTGGTTTTGCTTTTGAAGGATTCGAGGAAATGGGTCCTCGAATTTCTTCAGCTTCCTTGGAATTGGAAGCCAATCGGAGGAAGAGATACAATGCTTATAAGGACGTCTTGCACACTTATGACCACTTGCAAATTAGAACGGACAATCTCAACCAGGCAAAGACCAACATATTGAG TTATATGCCTGGAGGATGGATTGAGAAGGCGGGTGGAATGAAATTGCAAGACTATAATGTGCCAGAAACTACTACTCTCTTGCTGGTTGGCCCTAAGGGATCTGGAAAAAGCAGTCTAGTTAATAGAATATCAAGGGTGTTTGAAGAAGACAAGTTTGCACCTGACAGAGCACAAGTATCAT ATAATTCTTCTGTTGGAGACGGGACCTACTTTCTTCAGGAATATATGATTCCAAGAGGTTCAACTGCTTTCTGTCTATATGACACCCGCAGTTTGTCTGGTGACACTTCTGATAATGTTGAAATGCTAAAAGATTGGATCACAAAAGGTGTCCATCATGGAGAACTCGTCATCAG GCAATCAGATGATTCAAGTTTAAGGATCAGGATGAAGAACAAAGCTCGTAGTAATGGTACCCGGTCTAAAGAGAAGAGGATGGTCAACTTTGTTATATATGTAGTTAGTGGACTTGAATTTCTGAAATCTATGGACAATGAAGTTGGTGAAGGGACAGCATATGCACAGATGATTGCTACAACTTTCAACTTCTCATACTTGTCATTTAGAG ACTATAAACCTGTTGTTGCTGTCACACATGGGGACCTACTCTCACTTCCTGACCGTGCTCGTATCCGTGTCCATTTGGGAGAGCTACTAGGCATTCCCCCAGCCAAGCAAATTTTTGATATTCCAG AAAGCTCTGATCCAGTAACCGAATTGGCAATAGTTGACATGCTGCGTTATGCCCTAGAGCATGCTGATAAAAACCTGCCTCCTAAAGACTGGATAGCCAAAAAG GTTCCTGGATTTGGTGTATCTCCATCTGCATTTGTATATTTGCTTGTaataattggggttgtaattaTGTCAATCAAAATCAATATGCAACAGAAGCGCTTTCACAAATCAGAAGTTGATATAGATTGGCATTCTATCAGACATATGTGGTTAGAATAG
- the LOC136228764 gene encoding uncharacterized protein isoform X2, translating to MGGDADRFSPFTLTPTETVTDDESSVAQEPSSPISLPFLPSDELCGKLKHDTVNRTGFAFEGFEEMGPRISSASLELEANRRKRYNAYKDVLHTYDHLQIRTDNLNQAKTNILSYMPGGWIEKAGGMKLQDYNVPETTTLLLVGPKGSGKSSLVNRISRVFEEDKFAPDRAQVSYNSSVGDGTYFLQEYMIPRGSTAFCLYDTRSLSGDTSDNVEMLKDWITKGVHHGELVIRQSDDSSLRIRMKNKARSNGTRSKEKRMVNFVIYVVSGLEFLKSMDNEVGEGTAYAQMIATTFNFSYLSFRDYKPVVAVTHGDLLSLPDRARIRVHLGELLGIPPAKQIFDIPESSDPVTELAIVDMLRYALEHADKNLPPKDWIAKKIQTTWEIAETFMKK from the exons aTGGGTGGTGACGCTGATCGTTTTTCTCCTTTCACTCTCACTCCTACTGAAACTGTAACTG ATGATGAATCCTCAGTTGCACAAGAACCATCATCACCTATTTCCCTTCCCTTTCTTCCCAG TGATGAATTGTGCGGAAAACTTAAGCATGACACCGTGAATAGAACTGGTTTTGCTTTTGAAGGATTCGAGGAAATGGGTCCTCGAATTTCTTCAGCTTCCTTGGAATTGGAAGCCAATCGGAGGAAGAGATACAATGCTTATAAGGACGTCTTGCACACTTATGACCACTTGCAAATTAGAACGGACAATCTCAACCAGGCAAAGACCAACATATTGAG TTATATGCCTGGAGGATGGATTGAGAAGGCGGGTGGAATGAAATTGCAAGACTATAATGTGCCAGAAACTACTACTCTCTTGCTGGTTGGCCCTAAGGGATCTGGAAAAAGCAGTCTAGTTAATAGAATATCAAGGGTGTTTGAAGAAGACAAGTTTGCACCTGACAGAGCACAAGTATCAT ATAATTCTTCTGTTGGAGACGGGACCTACTTTCTTCAGGAATATATGATTCCAAGAGGTTCAACTGCTTTCTGTCTATATGACACCCGCAGTTTGTCTGGTGACACTTCTGATAATGTTGAAATGCTAAAAGATTGGATCACAAAAGGTGTCCATCATGGAGAACTCGTCATCAG GCAATCAGATGATTCAAGTTTAAGGATCAGGATGAAGAACAAAGCTCGTAGTAATGGTACCCGGTCTAAAGAGAAGAGGATGGTCAACTTTGTTATATATGTAGTTAGTGGACTTGAATTTCTGAAATCTATGGACAATGAAGTTGGTGAAGGGACAGCATATGCACAGATGATTGCTACAACTTTCAACTTCTCATACTTGTCATTTAGAG ACTATAAACCTGTTGTTGCTGTCACACATGGGGACCTACTCTCACTTCCTGACCGTGCTCGTATCCGTGTCCATTTGGGAGAGCTACTAGGCATTCCCCCAGCCAAGCAAATTTTTGATATTCCAG AAAGCTCTGATCCAGTAACCGAATTGGCAATAGTTGACATGCTGCGTTATGCCCTAGAGCATGCTGATAAAAACCTGCCTCCTAAAGACTGGATAGCCAAAAAG atTCAAACTACATGGGAAATAGCTGAAACCTTTATGAAGAAATGA
- the LOC136229184 gene encoding uncharacterized protein isoform X3 encodes MGPVICGVSKKDAIQQSMPILLAILLQFCFSAVEEHRPYFFSGFTDLYISRLFVIGYETIKCKKKFNCLLEKHKEKKQKKDKKEKEKREGKEKQDKDRSKEKHKEKKERKEKHKDKDRDRDKDKSKTSDEKKLEGQPRLSNGEKLSSNSLQKSDNKDKNSLHLQELAKRIRDEDRASRSQMVPKVATSERGDLVRTVLPDKSFGNQHEEKDKVKNKIADLRKVNGQSETRVLEQNFSYFDKGVDRVEAIIKLEEKKNVEKQMDGKEKSKHKEFDDKGDKVRDREREKSKRSKDKDRGKEEKKKTKEIIEPSKEQLKPNENVSRVHQGSKDSLDFRNIKSRECLNLSSKNTATVGILGKPKELERNDSLDFRNMKSPESLNLSTTSTAAVANLGKRKELERNGYVLGESFPVLYNYQLSVDCNPSMVIFHQCNWMIQCLITYSLVL; translated from the exons ATGGGCCCCGTGATCTGTGGAGTAAGTAAAAAGGATGCAATTCAACAAAGTATGCCTATTTTGTTGGCAATTTTATTGCAGTTTTGCTTTTCTGCAGTGGAGGAGCATCGCCCTTATTTCTTTTCTGGTTTCACTGATTTGTACATTTCCAGACTGTTCGTGATTGGCTATGAAACTATAAAATGCAAGAAAAAATTTAATTGCTTACTG GAGAAACACAAGgagaaaaagcaaaagaaagataagaaggagaaagaaaaaagagaaggTAAAGAAAAACAAGATAAAGATAGAAGTAAAGAAAAACACAAGGAAAAAAAAGAACGGAAGGAGAAGCACAAAGACAAggatagggatagggataaagatAAAAGCAAGACTTCAGATGAGAAAAAACTTGAAGGGCAGCCAAGGTTATCTAATGGAGAAAAGCTTAGTTCAAACAGCCTGCAGAAGAGTGACAACAAGGACAAGAATTCTTTACATTTGCAAGAATTGGCCAAAAGAATTAGGGATGAAGACAGGGCATCAAGGAGTCAAATGGTTCCAAAGGTTGCTACCTCTGAAAGAGGAGATTTGGTGCGGACAGTGCTGCCTGACAAAAGTTTTGGCAATCAACATGAGGAAAAAGATAAAGTTAAGAATAAGATTGCAGATCTTAGAAAAGTTAATGGGCAAAGTGAAACGAGAGTTTTGGAACAAAACTTCTCTTACTTTGATAAAGGAGTTGATAGAGTTGAAGCAATCATCAAATtggaggaaaagaaaaatgttgAGAAGCAGATGGATGGAAAAGAGAAGAGTAAACATAAGGAATTTGATGATAAGGGTGATAAAGTCAGAGATAGAGAGCGAGAAAAGAGTAAAAGATCGAAGGATAAAGATAGGGgtaaagaagagaaaaagaagacGAAGGAGATAATTGAACCAAGTAAAGAGCAGCTCAAGCCAAATGAAAATGTCTCCAGAGTACATCAGGGTAGCAAGGATTCTTTAGACTTTCGAAATATCAAATCACGAGAATGCTTAAATTTAAGCTCTAAAAATACTGCTACCGTGGGAATTCTTGGCAAACCTAAGGAGCTTGAGAGAAATGACTCTTTAGACTTCAGAAATATGAAATCACCAGAATCGTTAAATTTAAGCACCACAAGTACTGCTGCTGTAGCAAATCTTGGCAAACGTAAGGAGCTTGAGAGAAATGGATATGTGCTTGGTGAGTCTTTTCCTGTATTGTACAATTATCAATTGTCTGTTGATTGCAACCCTAGTATGGTAATTTTCCATCAGTGTAATTGGATGATCCAATGTCTAATTACCTATTCTCTGGTGCTTTAA